GGACAGCAGATCCTCGCGGTGCGGCAGAGCGTCCTCGAGCTGGCGCGCAAGCACTGCTGGATCGACGAATAGGGGACCGCGCCCATGGGCTCCGGCCGGGACGAGATCAGGGGGAGTGGCGTGAAGACGGTGCGGGCGACTCCTGACGAAGCCTGGGAACTGCGGAGCCTGGAATCGGAGATCACCGACGTCCGGCGGTACATCCTCCGCCACCGATCGTCTTCGGATTCCGAGAAACTGTGGATGCAGCTGGTCTGGAGTGACCTCCTGCTGGACCGGTGGTCGGTCGTCGACAGGAGGATCCGGGACCTCGTCTCGCTCGGCCAGGACGAACCGGGGGCGGTTGCGCCGGGGTCCGGCCGCTCGGTCCGGGCCCTTCCGAACGCGGTCGAGCCCCTCTCGCTGGCCGGGCTGGACGCCTGTCTGCAGGGAGTTCCCGACCTGGTCGTGGTGCCGGCCTCGGGGAAGCCGCCTGCGCGGGTCGACGTGTGCGTGCACGCGACCGAGCAGGTGGACGCCGATTTCGTGCAGGCGCTGCGGGTTTCGGCCGGGCGGTTCGACGCGCCGGCCGTCCTGGTGACCAATAGGATCGGAAAGGCCGATCTCGACGTCCTTTCCAGTTGCCGCGTCCTCGCGGTGCTCCCCCGGGTGGCGGCGTCGAGCGGCAGGCTGGTCGACACCGTCCGCGCCGTCGGGGCGGATCGCCGCGTCCCCGGGCCGGACCTGCTGGCCGGGCTGCGCGAGCACCGCTGAGACCACGGAAACGTCACGAACTCGGCGAAGCGGCTTCGACCGGCTTTCGCGTCAGGGTGGGTAACGGTCGACCGCGTTGTTGGCGCGGGTCGTGGGCCGGCGGTGTCGGTGGCGGACGGCATTCAGTACTTCGGGCAGCAAGTCGCCACACTCGGGCAAGGATCACGGTGAAAGCGCGGACCGGGAGTTATCAAGGTTTCCAGGTCTGCCGCACCGGCTGGCACCGCGAAGTGGATCGGAGAGCGATGCGAACCCACCAAAATGATCGCCTGCTACGCCGTGCGGACATCTCGACGTCCGTTTCCGCCGTTGTTCTTGCCCTGGTGCCGGAGGCGGTGACACCCGCGGCGGCACACGCGGCGCCCGCCGCGTCGTCGGGGTGAAGACGAATGAGACGAAAGACCGGCAAGAGCTAGGGGCTCTTGTGAGGGCTGAGTGGAGGTTGGTTGGTGTGGGTGGTGCTGGTTCGGGTTTGCGGGTTGATTTGCTGGGTGAGGTGCGGGTCCGGGTGGGGGGTGCGGAGGTCGTGGTGGGGCCGCCTCGGCAGCGGGCGGTGTTGGCGATTTTGGCGCTGCGGGCGAACGAGACGGTGTCGCGTGCCGTGTTGATTGATGGGGTATGGGGTGATGCGGCTCCGGCGTCGGTGGAGGGGAGTGTGCATACGTACGTTCATGGGTTGCGGCGGGTGTTGTCGGTGGTGGGTGGTGAGGTGTTGGTGCGGTCGGGTGGGGGGTACCGGTTGGTGGTGGATCCGGACGCGGTGGATGTGGTGGTGGCGGAGTCGGGGGTGCGGCGGGCGCGGGAGTTGGCTGCGGCGGGGGACAGGTCGGCTGCGGCGGACGTGCTGCGGGAATGTCTCGGGTTGTGGCGTGGGGTGCCGTTGTTCGGTTTGCCGGGGCCGTTGGCGGAGGCGGAGCGGGTGCGGTTGACGGAGTTGCGGGTTGAGGTGGTGGAGGAGCGGGCGGAGTGGTTGCTGGGGTTGGGGCGGCATCGTGAGGTGGTGGGTGAGCTGAGCGAGGCGGTGGGAGCGGAGCCGTTTCGGGAGCGGTTGCGGGGGTTGTTGATGGTGGCGTTGTATCGGTGTGGGCGGCGGGCGGATGCGTTGGCGGAGTTCGAGTCGGCGCGCCGGTTGTTCGTGGCGGAGTTGGGTTTGGATCCGGGTGCGGAGTTGGCGGAGTTGCAGGTGCGGATGCTGCGTTCGGATCCGGGGCTCGATGTGGTCGTGGAACCGGCAGCGGGGTCGGCGGGCGCGGTGGGGGTGCCGGCGCAGTTGCCGCATGAGGTGCCCGGCTTCGTGGGACGGGCGGGGGAGCTGGAGCAGCTGGCGCAGTGGCGGTTGTCGGTGGGGCAGGGTGGTCGGGCGTTGGTGATTTCGGCCGTGGATGGGGTAGGGGGCGTGGGGAAGACGTCGTTGGCGGTGCGGTTTGCTCGTGAGGTCGCGGGGGAGTATCCGGATGGGCAGTTGTATGTGAATTTGCGGGGGTTCGATCCGCATCGTGGGCCGTTGTCGGTGGGGGAGGCGTTGGGGCAGTTGCTGTGGTCGTTGGGGGCGGGGGGTCGGCGGCGGGGTGTCGATGCGCAGGTGGTGTTGTATCGGACGTTGTTGTCGGGCAAGCGAATGTTGATTCTGCTGGACAACGCGGTGTCGGCGGAGCAGGTGCGGGAGCTGTTGCCGGGACCGTCGCGGAGTTTGGTGTTGGTGACGAGCCGGAATCGGTTGACGGGCTTGGTGGTGCGGGACGGGGCGCGGCGGTTGACGTTGGGGGTGTTGCCGGAGGAGGAAGCGGTCGAGCTCTTGCGGGTCGCGGCGGGCCGGGCTCGGGTTGATGCGGAGCCGGGTGCTGCGGTGGCGTTGGTGCGACTGTGTGGGTGTTTGCCGTTGGCGGTGCGGATTGCGGCGGAGCGGGTGTCGTCGGATCGGGGGGTGGGGTTGGGGGAGTTGGTGGGGGCGTTGGCCGCTGAGCGGGATCGGCTGGACACCTTGGATGCCGGGGATGACGAAATGTCGTCGGTGCGGGGGGTGTTTTCGTGGTCGTATCGCTCGTTGGATGTGGGGGTGGCGCGGTTGTTCCGGTTGCTGGGGGTGGTGCCCGGGGTGGATGTGGGTGTGGTGGCGGTGGCGGCGTTGGTCGATCGGCCGGTGGAGGAGACTGGTGGGTTGCTGGCGGTGCTGGTTGAGCAAAATCTGTTGGAGCAGCGGGATGGCCGGTATGGGCTTCATGATCTTGTGCGGGTGTATGCGGCCGAATTGGCGGAGCGGGAAGACCCCGAGGAGGATCGGGTTGCGGCTCTGCGCGGTCTGATGATCTGGTACCTGCACAGCGTGCGGCGAAGCTTCAGCTGCTTCATGCCGGATCATCCCCTCTTCCCGGCAGGGGTACCGGATGCCCGGCACGAGCTCCCGGCGTTCGAAACGCGTGAATCGGTGTACGCCTGGTACAACACCGAAGTGGCGAACATCCTGGCCCTCACGCAGTGTGCCGCGGAACTCGGGGAACACGACATAGCGTGGCAGCTGGCCTGGTGCATGTACAACTACTACTACTCGACCGGATTGCTCAGCGAGTGGATCGAGCTGCTGGACATCGGGCTTGTCTCGGCCGAAAAAACCGGCCGTCCCGAGCCACAGTCACGAATACTGACGACGCTCGGTGTCGCCCACTCCCGCATCGGCCAGAACGAGATCGCTGTTCACCACCTCGAACGCGGGCTCTCGCTGGCCCGTGGGATGGGGAACCAAGACCTGCAGATCGCGTTGCTGGCGAACCTCGCGTCGACGCTGAGGGAGATGAAGCGATATGACGAAGGGGTCCGCCGTGCGCAGGAGGCTGTCGAGCTGGCGATGGCGCACGGAACGGACTTCCGCAAGGCTTCGTGCCTGGATTCCTTGTGTGAGCTGTATGTCGAGTCCGGACAGCCGGAGGAAGCGCTCAAGTGCGGGGAAACCGGTCTTCAGGCGGCCAGGACGAGCGACACCAGGCTGACCGAGGTCAACATCCTGGTCAACATGGCCCACGCACGCCGCGATCTCGGCGACGCGGCGACGGCGATGCGCGACTACCAGGCGGTCCTGGAGCTTTGCTCGACGCTCGGCGACCGCTATCACGAAGCTCTGGCATTGCTGGGCATCGCCGAGCTCGACCGTCGGGCCTCGCGTGTGGACAGCGCTCGGGAGCACGCGCAATGCGCCTTGAACATCCTCGTCCAGCTCAACGGTGAAGAGGCCGGCGTGGCACAGGCGTTTCTGGCGATGCTGGACGAAGTGGCGTAGGCAGGACGCTCGACCAGATTGTCGCCGGCTTCGTCGCGATTCCGCTCCTCGCCGGCTCGGCGGGGAAGTGATCCGGCGCTACCGCAGGTGCACCAGCACCACCCCGTCGTTGCCGGGGGCCACCTCCACGCGCCGGTAGAGCTTCTTCAGATGTGCCTGCCGCAGCATCGCGAGCACCCGGTTCTTGAGCTGCCCGGACCCCTTGCCGGGGATGATCTCGACGAGCGGCACCTTCGCACCGGCGGCGCGGAAGAGCGCGTTGCGCACCGCCTTGTCGATGTCGCGGTCACTGCGGAAGACCGGGTGCAGGTCCACGGTCAGCTTCTCCGGCATGGCGTTCTCCTCGTGGTTTCGGCTGGTCCGGCGCCGGGGAGGCGACCTCGGTGAAGCAAGGTCACCTCCCCGGCGATCCGGTCGTCTTTCAGCCCGCGGGCTGGGCTCCATCGTCGACCAACGGGGTCTGCACCAGCCGGACCGCCCTGCGCCGGTTGATGAACTGGGCGCGCCCGGGGGGCAGCACCCGCGGCTTCAGGTTCCCGAGGAAGGCGCCTTCGCTCTTCGGACACGACAGCAGCAGAGCCGGTGTGCCGAGTTCCCACATGCGGCGGATCGCCGGATTGCCCATCGACCGGCTGGCCCCCGCGGTGCTGCGCGCCAGGATGACGTGCACCCCGACGTCGGCCGCTTGGGCGAGTACCGGCATCAGCGACTGCAACGGGCCGGCGCTCCCGCTCGACTCGGTCAGCTCGAAGTCGTCGATGACTATGTAGAGCCGTCCCCCCTGCCACCAGTCCCGCAGCGGCAGCCTGCCTGGACTGATCTCGGGACCGGGGATGCGCTTTTCGATGACGGAGGCGGCGCCGGCGATCGACTTGGCGAGGGCTTCGGCCCCGACCGCGTACTCGAGCTGGTACTCGGCCGGGATCGAGTCCCGCAGTTCCCGGCGGAAGTCACCGAACATGATGCGGGCTTCGTCGGCGGTGTGGTGTGCCACGATCGAGCGCGCGATGTGCCTGAGCAGGTTGGTCTTCCCCGTCTCGGCGTCACCGTAGATCAGCAGGTGGGGACTCACGTCGAAATCCTGCCATTCGGGCGCCAGGTGCTGGTCTTCCAGACCGAGCGCCATGCGCATCTCGGCCGCGGGCGACGGCGCGTGCGGTTCCGGCAGCTCCTGGACGGACAGCGTTTGCGGCAGCAGCCGGACCTGCGGGGCGCGCGGCGCGCCTGCGGGTGCCAGGGCTTCCGCGAGCTCGACCGTCGCCTCGGCGAGGTCGTCGGTCCGGGATTCGCCGTCGATGCGGGGCAGCGCGGCGAGGAAGTGCAGCCGGTCGGGCGTGATGCCCCGGCCGGGGATGGCGGGCACAGTGGCGGCGAACCGGCTGTTGATCTCCGAGTCGACCGGGTCGCCGAGCTTGAGCTCGAACCGGGTGCCGACCACGTCCCGCAGCCACGGCCGCATTTCCGACCACCGGTTGGCCGCGACGACGAGGTGGATGCCGAAGCTCAGTCCGCGGGCGGCCAGCTCGGTGAACTTCTCCTCCACGTCCTCGAAGTCCTGGCGGATCGTGTACCAGCCGTCGACCACGAGGAACACGTCACCGTAGGGGTCGATGTCCCGGTACTGCCCGCGGGCGCGGGCGCGGCGGTAGCTGGCCATCGAGTCGATGTTGTGCTCGGCGAAGATGGCTTCGCGGCGCGCCATCAGGTTGGTGACTTCCAGCACCGTGCGCGTGACGCGGTCGCGGTCGAGCCGGTTGGCGATGCTGCCGATGTGTGGCATCGCCGCGAGCGCCGACAGCGTGCCGCCGAAGTCGAGGCAGTAGAACTGCACCTGTTCGGCGGTGTGGGTGAGGGCCAGTGCGCAGATCAACGAGCGCAGGAGCGTGCTCTTGCCGCTCTGAGGGCCACCGACCACCGCGGCGTTGCCCTGACTGCCCGACAGATCGGCGACCAGCAGCTCACGCCGCTGCTGCGCGGGCAGGTCGATCAGCCCCACCGGGACGGCCAGGTTCGCCGTGTTCAGGTCGCCGACCGGGCGCGGGCCGTAGGTCGGGTGGTCCACGAGCGGCGGCAGGAGCTGATCCAGGGTCGCCGACGTCTTGAGCGGCGGCAGCCAGACCTGGTGCGCCCGCGGACCGATGCCGCGCAACCGGTTGATCAGCACGTCGATCACGGTCACGGTGGCTTCGTCGGTGGGGGCCTCCTCGACGACGGATTCGGGTTCCGGCGTGGCCGGCGGTTCGACGTACCGGGTGCTGAACGGGACGATGTGCTGTTCCACGGCGACGCCGACCGGCTTCTGCTTGGCTTGGTAGGGCCCCGAGGAGTACGCGCCCTTGAACCGCACCAGGGTCTGCGTGTCGGGCCGGAGGTAGCCGTTGCCGGGGCTGTTCGGCAGCTCGTAGGCGTCCGGCACGCCGATGACGCTGCGGCTTTCCATCGCGGAGAAGGTCCGGAGCCCGATCCGGTACGAGAGGTGCGTTTCGACCTTGTGGATCCGCCCTTCGTCGAGTCGCTGGGACGCGAGCAACAGGTGCACGCCGAGGCTGCGGCCCAGCCGGCCGATCATGGCGAACACGTCGATGAATTCCGGTTTGCTCGACAGCATTTCGCTGAACTCGTCCACCACGATGAAGAGCGCGGGCATCGGTTCGAGCGGTACCCCTTGGGCGCGCGCTGCTTCGTAGTCCCGCCGCGACGCGTAGTTGCCGGCCGCCCGCAGGTGTTCCTGACGCCGGTTCATCTCGCCGGTCAGGGCGTCCTGCATGCGGTCGACCAGTTCGAGCTCCTCGGCCAGGTTGGTGATCACGGCCGACGTGTGCGGCAGTTGGTCGAAGCCGAGGAAGGCCGCGCCACCCTTGAAGTCCACCAGCACGAAGTTCAGGTCTTCCGACGTGTGCGTGGTCGCCAGCGCGATGACCAGGGTGCGCAGCAGCTCGCTCTTGCCGGAACCCGTCGCGCCGACGCACAGCCCGTGCGGCCCCATGCCGTCTTCGGCCGCCTCCTTGATGTCGAGTTCGAGCGGTGCACCGGCGCCCGCGATGCCGATCGGCACCCGCAGCCGCCGCTTGCCGGTCATCCGGTCGCGGCGGTAGCGCACGGGGTCGAAGGTCGCCACGTCGCCGATGCCGAGCAGGGACGCCAGGTCGTAGTCGCCGGCCAGGGGTTCGTCCTCTTCGACGGCTTCGCCGATGCGGAACCGCGCCATGATCCGGGCCAGGGCGTTCGCCGAGATCTCGCTGAGCCGGTCGGGGCGGCCCAGCGACGCGGTGTCCTGCTTCCCCACCCGGTCGAAGGACACGGTGCGGAGGTCGTCCGCGTCGACCTCCAGGAACAGCACTCCCGGGCGTTGCAGCCACGGCAGGGAACCGGAAACGTCCAGGACGACCGCGTTGCGGTAGCCCTCGTCGGCGATCCGGTGGTCGGCGGGTACGGGTACGCCGTCGAGCACGAGGACCACGAACGGTTCCGACGCGGTGACCGGCGTGTCCGCCTCGAACCGTGGCCGCCCGGTGAAGGCGGGACCGCCGAGCAGGAGTTCGGCCTGGGTGATGTCGTCGGCCGCGAGCCGTCGTGCGCCGGCCGCGTCCCGGCTGTCCGTGTCCTGGTTGTGGGGGAGCCACTTCAGCCAGTCCCACCGGTGCATCCGGTCGCCGTCGGCGCAGACGGCGATGCGCAGATCGCCGGGGGCGTGCGCGGTCGAGAGCTGGGCGAGGATCGCCCGGGTGAGACCCAGCACCGCCTCGTCGTCGCCGCTGAACTGGATCTGGCCGAAGCCCCGCAGGTAGACCGCGATCGGCGCGTCCGGCAGCGTGCTGTACGCGCGCATGAAGCGGCGCAGAGCATGCGCGGTGAGGGGCTCGAGGTCTTCGATCGGCTTGCTGTCCGGCGGGACCAGCTGGAAGGTCGAGCGCTGGGTGCCCAGCCCCAGCCGGACCTCGCCGAAGTCGTCGTGGGCGGGGCGTCGCTCCCACAGCCGGTAGCCGAGGGCCATCGACCACAGCGCGTGCGGATCCGGGTGGATCCAGCGCGCCGCCTTCTGCTGAGCCCCCAGCGCGCTCCGCGCCTGCTTCCGGAGCTGGGCGAGATAGCGGATGTAGTCACGCCGGTGGCCGTTCAGCTTCTGCTTGTGGGTCACCGAGCTGCGCAACATCTGGGTGATGAGCATGCCGACCGCCGACACCACCATGAGGCCGCCGCCGACGTAGGCGAAGGCACCGGCGCCGGGGCGGACGAACATCATGACCATGGCGAGCGAGCCGAGACCCATGGGGGCGTACATCAGCACTGAGCTGATCCCACCGCCCGTGTTCTCGGGGACGCCGGGTGGCGGCTGGAGCTCGATCTGGGTGTCGGGCGCGGGAGGTTTCGGTCGTCGCGGCCGCCGGGCGAACAAGGTGGTGCTCACAGGCTCTCCCCTTGGTGAGTGGTCTTCCCCTATTTCGGACCGGCGGTGGCGAGGGAGCGCCGCGTGGGCGGACGCGTCACTACCGTCGGAGCCGGTCTCGGGGCTGGACCTGGCAGGAAGGGCCTGATGCTTGATGGAAGAGCAAACACAGCATCGCACAACAAGCTCGGCGAGGCTACGGTTCGTTCTGGGCGACCGCGCAAGGGATCTCGCACTGCCGGCGGAAGTGTCGCTGGCCGAGCTGCTGCCGGCGATCCTCTCCCAGTTCGGGGCGGAGACGATCGAGCAGGGAGCGGAGCACGAAGGCTGGGTGGTGCAGCGGATCGGCGAGCCCGCATTCGACGAAGACCGCACATTGGTCGAGCTGAGCGTGGTTGACGGAGAGAGTCTCCACCTGCTTCCCCGCGCGGAGCAGCTCGCCGCGATCGATTACGACGACCTGGTCGACGGCGTCGCCGAACAGGTGCGTGAGCACCCCGGTGCGTTGACCCCCGCCCGGGTCCGGTGGATGTTCCGATCCGGTGCCGTGGCGGCCTTGCTGCTCGGCTGCTGGGTGCTGCTGGCCGGCGGTGCCGCCGGCACACAGGTGCTGCTCTCGGCCGGATTGGCGTTCGCGCTGCTGGTCGCCGGGGCGTTGGCGGCGAGGGGTGCGGCGAAGCCCGCGTCGGCCGTGGTGCTGGCCGGGGGCGGGGCCGGCTATGCCGCGCTCGCGGGCCTGTTCGTGGTGTTCGTGCTCGATCCGGCGGCCGGCCCGATGATGGGGCTGACCGGTGCGGCGGCGGGTGCCTTGCTCGCGCTGCTGGCCGGCGTCATCGTCGTCGCGGATGCCGCGCTGCTGTTCGCCGGTGCGGTCGTGTTCGCCGTAGTGCTGCTGATCACCGGGCTGATCGGATCCGTTGGCCCCGCCACCCCGGCCGAGGCCACTGCCATCGGGTTGGTGCTTTCCCTGATCCTCGGGCTGTTCATCCCGCCGGCGGCGTTCCGGTTGTCCGGGCTCAGCTTGCCGATGCTGCCGACCGGCGCCGAGGAGCTGCACGAGGACATCGACTCCGTGCCGCACAAGGTGGTCGTGGACCGTGGCGCGGCGACCTTCGGGTACTCGACGGCATTGCACGCCGGACTGGGTGCGGCGCAGGCGGTGCTGCTGCCGGTGCTGATCGTCGGCGGCGACGTGTGGCACGTGGTGCTCGCACTGGTCATCGCATTGCTCCTGGTGCTGCGCTCCCGCCACCCGAACGGGGTGGCACAGCGGTGGGCGGTCCTGACCCCCGCCGGCGTGGTGGTGCTGATGGTCGTCGCCTACCTGGGACTGGCCCAGCCGAGAGACGCGCGCTTCTCCGTCGTGGTCTCCCTCGCGCTGGCCGCAGGTCTCCTGTTGCTCGGCGGCGAACGGTTGCCGGGCCGGAGATTCCGGCCCTACTGGGGGCGGGCGGTGGAGATCTTCGAGCTGATCACCGCCATCGCGGTCCTGCCGATTCTCCTGCAGGTTCTGCACGTGTACACCTTCATGCGGAACCTGGCCGGCTGATGAAATCACGCAAAGACCAGGTCCAGGCGTACTTCTTCGTGGTTGGGCGGCTCGCTGCAGCCGTGACGCACGGCAAGCCGGACGTACTGGAAGCACCGACCAAGCGGATGACCACCGGTACCGTCCTCGGGTTCGTCCTCGCCGCGGTGATCATGGGTGTCTTCGGCATCTTCGGCATGTTCGTGCCTCCCAACGGAGATTCGTCCTGGCGGCAGGACGGCGCGATCGTGATGGACAAGACCAGCGGTGCGCGTTACGTCTACCTCGGCGGCCAGCTGCGCCCGGTGCTCAACTACTCCTCCGCCCGGTTGGTGTCCGGCCAGTCCGGGGGCAAGCTGACGCCGGTCTCTCCCCAGGCGCTCGCCGGGACGCCGGTCGGCCAGCCGATCGGGATCGCCGGCGCACCGGACTCGCTGCCCGCGGCCGACAAGGTGAGCACCGTTCGGTGGACGGTGTGCGCGCGTTCCGCCGGCACCGCAGTGCCGTCCGAGGGTTCGGCGGTGACCCTGCTGCTGGGACAGCCGGACGGCGCCGTTCTCACCGACGGCCAGGCGTTCCTCGTGTCCGCCCCGGGCGGGCGGCTCTACCTGGTGTCGCGCGGGAAGCGGTTCCGGGTACCGAGCCGTTCGGTCGCCGCCGCTCTCGGGTACGGCGCCACGCGTTCGGTCGACGTGCCCTCCGCCTGGCTGAACACGATCCCGCAGGGACCGGACCTCGCCGCGCCGGACATCCCCGGCATCGGCGGCCCCGGACCGGTGGTCGGCGGAAAGCAGAGCTTGATCGGCCAGATCTACCAGGTGCGGAACTCCGCGCTCGAGACCGAACAGAACTACCTCGTGCGGCGGGACGGGTTGGCCGTCCTGAGCCGGACCGGGGCCGCACTGCTGCTGGCCGCGCCCAGCACCCGCCAAGCGTACCCGGACGGGCCGATCGAGCCGGTCCGGGTAGGGCCGGACGCGCTGACCGGACTGTCCATCACCGCCTACGCCGGCCTGTCGAGCGACCTGCCACCGGTCCCGCCGGAGGTCGTCTCGCCCCCGTCGGGCACCCAACCCTGCGTGAGACAGGACGTGCGACTCGA
This genomic window from Amycolatopsis mongoliensis contains:
- a CDS encoding AfsR/SARP family transcriptional regulator — translated: MGGAEVVVGPPRQRAVLAILALRANETVSRAVLIDGVWGDAAPASVEGSVHTYVHGLRRVLSVVGGEVLVRSGGGYRLVVDPDAVDVVVAESGVRRARELAAAGDRSAAADVLRECLGLWRGVPLFGLPGPLAEAERVRLTELRVEVVEERAEWLLGLGRHREVVGELSEAVGAEPFRERLRGLLMVALYRCGRRADALAEFESARRLFVAELGLDPGAELAELQVRMLRSDPGLDVVVEPAAGSAGAVGVPAQLPHEVPGFVGRAGELEQLAQWRLSVGQGGRALVISAVDGVGGVGKTSLAVRFAREVAGEYPDGQLYVNLRGFDPHRGPLSVGEALGQLLWSLGAGGRRRGVDAQVVLYRTLLSGKRMLILLDNAVSAEQVRELLPGPSRSLVLVTSRNRLTGLVVRDGARRLTLGVLPEEEAVELLRVAAGRARVDAEPGAAVALVRLCGCLPLAVRIAAERVSSDRGVGLGELVGALAAERDRLDTLDAGDDEMSSVRGVFSWSYRSLDVGVARLFRLLGVVPGVDVGVVAVAALVDRPVEETGGLLAVLVEQNLLEQRDGRYGLHDLVRVYAAELAEREDPEEDRVAALRGLMIWYLHSVRRSFSCFMPDHPLFPAGVPDARHELPAFETRESVYAWYNTEVANILALTQCAAELGEHDIAWQLAWCMYNYYYSTGLLSEWIELLDIGLVSAEKTGRPEPQSRILTTLGVAHSRIGQNEIAVHHLERGLSLARGMGNQDLQIALLANLASTLREMKRYDEGVRRAQEAVELAMAHGTDFRKASCLDSLCELYVESGQPEEALKCGETGLQAARTSDTRLTEVNILVNMAHARRDLGDAATAMRDYQAVLELCSTLGDRYHEALALLGIAELDRRASRVDSAREHAQCALNILVQLNGEEAGVAQAFLAMLDEVA
- a CDS encoding Smr/MutS family protein, coding for MPEKLTVDLHPVFRSDRDIDKAVRNALFRAAGAKVPLVEIIPGKGSGQLKNRVLAMLRQAHLKKLYRRVEVAPGNDGVVLVHLR
- the eccCa gene encoding type VII secretion protein EccCa codes for the protein MSTTLFARRPRRPKPPAPDTQIELQPPPGVPENTGGGISSVLMYAPMGLGSLAMVMMFVRPGAGAFAYVGGGLMVVSAVGMLITQMLRSSVTHKQKLNGHRRDYIRYLAQLRKQARSALGAQQKAARWIHPDPHALWSMALGYRLWERRPAHDDFGEVRLGLGTQRSTFQLVPPDSKPIEDLEPLTAHALRRFMRAYSTLPDAPIAVYLRGFGQIQFSGDDEAVLGLTRAILAQLSTAHAPGDLRIAVCADGDRMHRWDWLKWLPHNQDTDSRDAAGARRLAADDITQAELLLGGPAFTGRPRFEADTPVTASEPFVVLVLDGVPVPADHRIADEGYRNAVVLDVSGSLPWLQRPGVLFLEVDADDLRTVSFDRVGKQDTASLGRPDRLSEISANALARIMARFRIGEAVEEDEPLAGDYDLASLLGIGDVATFDPVRYRRDRMTGKRRLRVPIGIAGAGAPLELDIKEAAEDGMGPHGLCVGATGSGKSELLRTLVIALATTHTSEDLNFVLVDFKGGAAFLGFDQLPHTSAVITNLAEELELVDRMQDALTGEMNRRQEHLRAAGNYASRRDYEAARAQGVPLEPMPALFIVVDEFSEMLSSKPEFIDVFAMIGRLGRSLGVHLLLASQRLDEGRIHKVETHLSYRIGLRTFSAMESRSVIGVPDAYELPNSPGNGYLRPDTQTLVRFKGAYSSGPYQAKQKPVGVAVEQHIVPFSTRYVEPPATPEPESVVEEAPTDEATVTVIDVLINRLRGIGPRAHQVWLPPLKTSATLDQLLPPLVDHPTYGPRPVGDLNTANLAVPVGLIDLPAQQRRELLVADLSGSQGNAAVVGGPQSGKSTLLRSLICALALTHTAEQVQFYCLDFGGTLSALAAMPHIGSIANRLDRDRVTRTVLEVTNLMARREAIFAEHNIDSMASYRRARARGQYRDIDPYGDVFLVVDGWYTIRQDFEDVEEKFTELAARGLSFGIHLVVAANRWSEMRPWLRDVVGTRFELKLGDPVDSEINSRFAATVPAIPGRGITPDRLHFLAALPRIDGESRTDDLAEATVELAEALAPAGAPRAPQVRLLPQTLSVQELPEPHAPSPAAEMRMALGLEDQHLAPEWQDFDVSPHLLIYGDAETGKTNLLRHIARSIVAHHTADEARIMFGDFRRELRDSIPAEYQLEYAVGAEALAKSIAGAASVIEKRIPGPEISPGRLPLRDWWQGGRLYIVIDDFELTESSGSAGPLQSLMPVLAQAADVGVHVILARSTAGASRSMGNPAIRRMWELGTPALLLSCPKSEGAFLGNLKPRVLPPGRAQFINRRRAVRLVQTPLVDDGAQPAG
- the eccD gene encoding type VII secretion integral membrane protein EccD; translated protein: MEEQTQHRTTSSARLRFVLGDRARDLALPAEVSLAELLPAILSQFGAETIEQGAEHEGWVVQRIGEPAFDEDRTLVELSVVDGESLHLLPRAEQLAAIDYDDLVDGVAEQVREHPGALTPARVRWMFRSGAVAALLLGCWVLLAGGAAGTQVLLSAGLAFALLVAGALAARGAAKPASAVVLAGGGAGYAALAGLFVVFVLDPAAGPMMGLTGAAAGALLALLAGVIVVADAALLFAGAVVFAVVLLITGLIGSVGPATPAEATAIGLVLSLILGLFIPPAAFRLSGLSLPMLPTGAEELHEDIDSVPHKVVVDRGAATFGYSTALHAGLGAAQAVLLPVLIVGGDVWHVVLALVIALLLVLRSRHPNGVAQRWAVLTPAGVVVLMVVAYLGLAQPRDARFSVVVSLALAAGLLLLGGERLPGRRFRPYWGRAVEIFELITAIAVLPILLQVLHVYTFMRNLAG
- the eccB gene encoding type VII secretion protein EccB; its protein translation is MKSRKDQVQAYFFVVGRLAAAVTHGKPDVLEAPTKRMTTGTVLGFVLAAVIMGVFGIFGMFVPPNGDSSWRQDGAIVMDKTSGARYVYLGGQLRPVLNYSSARLVSGQSGGKLTPVSPQALAGTPVGQPIGIAGAPDSLPAADKVSTVRWTVCARSAGTAVPSEGSAVTLLLGQPDGAVLTDGQAFLVSAPGGRLYLVSRGKRFRVPSRSVAAALGYGATRSVDVPSAWLNTIPQGPDLAAPDIPGIGGPGPVVGGKQSLIGQIYQVRNSALETEQNYLVRRDGLAVLSRTGAALLLAAPSTRQAYPDGPIEPVRVGPDALTGLSITAYAGLSSDLPPVPPEVVSPPSGTQPCVRQDVRLDGGQAPVAELLPDNQVLQASVPLGTHQTGTTADRVAIPAGGGVLARDLPAPGASGGVLYLVTEVGKKYPLADAETVSALGYTGSTAVPVSSQLLNLLPTGPVLSVNAARQTQAVRS